The Benincasa hispida cultivar B227 chromosome 11, ASM972705v1, whole genome shotgun sequence genome has a segment encoding these proteins:
- the LOC120089888 gene encoding putative clathrin assembly protein At4g40080: protein MVSTKNLSSLIGLIKDKASQSKAALLAKPNILSFQLALLRATTHDPHAPPREKHLCVLLSLGKTSRATAAAAVEVLMDRLQTTQNSAVALKCLIAVHHIVKNGGFILQDQLSVFPFTGGRNYLKLSDFRDSSNPISWELSSWVRWYAQYIETVLSISRILGFFVGSSTSNEEKEKKTEQISGILNSDLLKETESLVGLIEETSKMPHCLHLNGNRLADKIYAFVGDDYLSAMKEISIRVTEFHQRLSCLSFGESVELVCALKRLEDCKEKQSKGISSKYEVLMDEFWGSIRETKNLIGESKENQEGGKLARTKSRMSDSGRFMERAIAGSYRDSLRFGSERFDLTCKGFPVPGTRESYFLLK, encoded by the coding sequence ATGGTGAGCACAAAAAATTTGAGTTCCTTAATTGGACTCATCAAAGACAAAGCCTCTCAAAGCAAAGCCGCGCTTCTGGCTAAGCCCAACATTCTTTCCTTTCAACTCGCTCTCCTCCGAGCCACCACTCACGACCCCCACGCGCCGCCCAGGGAGAAGCACCTCTGTGTACTTCTCTCTCTTGGCAAAACCTCACGCGCCACCGCCGCTGCTGCCGTCGAAGTCTTAATGGACCGCCTCCAAACCACCCAAAACTCCGCCGTCGCCCTCAAGTGTTTAATCGCCGTTCACCACATCGTCAAGAACGGCGGCTTCATTCTACAAGACCAGCTCTCTGTTTTTCCCTTCACCGGCGGTAGAAACTACCTCAAACTCTCCGATTTCCGCGACAGTTCCAATCCCATTTCTTGGGAGCTTTCCTCTTGGGTTCGATGGTACGCTCAGTACATCGAAACTGTTTTGTCTATTTCCCGAATTTTGGGGTTTTTTGTTGGTTCTTCGACCTCGAacgaagagaaggagaagaaaacagAGCAGATTTCAGGGATTTTGAACTCCGATTTGCTTAAAGAGACCGAATCTTTGGTGGGTTTAATCGAAGAAACTTCGAAAATGCCTCACTGTTTGCATCTGAATGGAAACAGATTGGCGGATAAGATCTATGCCTTTGTCGGTGACGATTACTTGTCGGCTATGAAGGAAATTTCAATCCGGGTTACAGAGTTTCATCAGCGGCTCAGTTGCCTCAGTTTCGGCGAATCGGTCGAGTTGGTTTGCGCGTTGAAACGGCTCGAGGATTGCAAAGAAAAGCAATCCAAGGGAATTTCTTCAAAGTACGAAGTTTTGATGGATGAATTTTGGGGTTCCATTAGAGAGACCAAGAATTTGATTGGGGAGTCCAAGGAAAATCAAGAGGGCGGTAAATTGGCCAGGACGAAGAGCAGGATGAGCGACTCGGGCCGGTTTATGGAGCGGGCCATTGCTGGTTCTTATCGTGACTCGCTTCGGTTCGGTTCTGAGCGGTTCGATTTAACGTGCAAAGGGTTTCCGGTTCCAGGTACAAGGGAATCGTACTTTCTGCTTAAatga